One genomic region from Thermoleptolyngbya sichuanensis A183 encodes:
- a CDS encoding IS110 family transposase gives MNRFITLGLDVSKSSATYCLLSELPENPKTFASRQRPKKIEATEAGRAELLALKFEVAILEPTGAYSRIWRHWLRQAGREYRLVGHWELKSYREGWKFASKTDKLDAIALAMYGLERRDRPGAFLLERDTTLSDLVLLHSHLNRQKNGFQNNLRQRLTYEAPELAGRRWARNWGGGVPGALRAIAGEPTPKWERELSESVGTGIGVDAAALARILIAIEVEEIAVEQAIEAELEKPQYDRYMRAAAGCGFSLWLSANLIGSIYPFEQFLEGGRRRIVHQHTRENNVRVRKDESLRAFKLACGMGLVWVQSGDWEGYVAGGNGAARTALRNSVASAYLLDKKAQKQGGEGDSDFKLVKHKYDNKGYMAIARRWIERYYKALVIEFGA, from the coding sequence ATGAACCGATTCATCACCTTGGGCTTGGATGTTTCCAAGTCTAGCGCGACCTATTGTTTACTTTCCGAACTACCGGAGAATCCCAAGACGTTTGCCAGTCGGCAGCGTCCCAAAAAAATTGAGGCGACGGAAGCGGGGCGGGCTGAATTGCTTGCTTTAAAGTTTGAAGTTGCTATTTTGGAACCGACCGGGGCCTATTCGCGAATTTGGCGGCACTGGTTGCGCCAGGCGGGGCGGGAATACCGTTTAGTGGGTCACTGGGAGCTGAAAAGCTACCGTGAAGGCTGGAAGTTTGCCAGTAAGACCGACAAGCTAGACGCGATCGCTCTGGCAATGTATGGACTGGAGAGGCGCGATCGCCCAGGCGCGTTCCTTTTAGAGCGAGATACCACGCTCTCCGACTTGGTGCTTTTGCACAGTCACTTAAACCGTCAAAAAAACGGGTTTCAGAACAATTTGAGGCAACGCTTGACCTACGAAGCGCCGGAGCTGGCGGGGCGGCGCTGGGCAAGGAATTGGGGCGGCGGAGTTCCTGGAGCTTTGCGGGCGATCGCTGGAGAACCCACGCCAAAGTGGGAAAGAGAATTGAGCGAAAGCGTGGGGACGGGAATAGGAGTTGACGCGGCGGCGCTGGCCAGAATTCTGATCGCCATAGAGGTGGAAGAAATCGCCGTAGAGCAGGCGATTGAAGCTGAGTTAGAAAAACCTCAATACGACCGCTACATGCGAGCAGCAGCAGGCTGCGGATTTAGTTTGTGGCTCTCTGCAAACCTAATCGGCTCGATTTATCCTTTTGAGCAATTCTTGGAAGGCGGGCGGCGGCGGATTGTTCACCAGCACACCAGAGAAAACAACGTCAGGGTGAGAAAGGATGAGTCCCTGAGGGCGTTTAAGCTAGCTTGCGGAATGGGTTTAGTCTGGGTTCAGTCTGGCGACTGGGAAGGGTACGTAGCGGGCGGCAACGGCGCGGCGCGGACGGCTCTAAGGAATTCAGTAGCCAGCGCCTATTTGCTTGATAAAAAGGCGCAAAAACAAGGGGGTGAGGGTGATTCAGACTTCAAGCTGGTGAAACACAAATACGACAATAAGGGGTATATGGCGATCGCCCGCCGCTGGATAGAGCGATACTATAAAGCCCTGGTTATAGAGTTCGGAGCTTAG
- a CDS encoding alpha-amylase — MQYFHWYLPPDGTLWKTLQQDAGAIAKAGFTALWLPPAYKANGGGYDVGYGVYDLFDLGEFDQKGSIRTKYGTKDEYLAAVKAAKEAGLQIYADVVFNHKMGGDAEEEVEAVPVDSDNRLAAVGGVEKIKVWTQFDFPGRGDKYSSMKWRWWHFDSVDHNMYQPGRYQIYRFKDKSFQDKVELAHGNYDYLMGCDLDMTHPEVRGELKYWGEWTLDTVGVDGFRLDAIKHIHGDFFNDWLDHLEAYAKRSLFAVGEYWTKDLGTLHWYLANTEGRLSLFDVPLHYNFYEASKAGGYYDMRKILDNTLMQQVPLLAATFVDNHDTQPLQALESPVENWFKPLAYALILLRAEGYPCVFYADYYGAHYKDKGRDGNEYEIWMDCHKDILDKLLFARKHFAYGEQYTYFDHEDVIGWTRLGNEAHPRALAVIMSDGPGGSKWMEVGKSNAVFYDITEHVKEPVQTNADGWGEFRCNGGSVSVWVQADSLVDKVSTLLANLGLLSSGS; from the coding sequence ATGCAATATTTCCACTGGTATTTGCCACCCGATGGCACCCTCTGGAAAACGCTGCAACAAGACGCAGGGGCGATCGCCAAAGCAGGTTTTACGGCTCTCTGGCTGCCGCCAGCCTACAAAGCAAACGGCGGCGGCTACGATGTCGGCTATGGCGTATACGACCTGTTTGATCTGGGTGAGTTTGACCAGAAAGGCAGCATCCGCACCAAATACGGCACAAAAGACGAATACCTGGCCGCCGTCAAAGCAGCCAAAGAGGCCGGACTGCAAATCTACGCCGATGTTGTGTTTAACCACAAAATGGGCGGCGATGCAGAAGAAGAAGTAGAAGCGGTGCCTGTAGATTCCGACAACCGCCTAGCGGCCGTCGGCGGCGTTGAAAAAATTAAAGTGTGGACACAGTTCGATTTTCCCGGTCGAGGCGACAAATACTCCAGCATGAAGTGGCGCTGGTGGCACTTCGACTCGGTGGATCACAATATGTATCAGCCAGGGCGCTATCAGATCTATCGCTTTAAGGACAAAAGTTTCCAGGACAAAGTAGAGCTAGCTCACGGCAACTACGACTATCTCATGGGCTGCGACCTGGACATGACCCACCCAGAAGTGCGCGGCGAACTCAAGTATTGGGGCGAGTGGACGCTGGACACCGTAGGCGTAGACGGCTTCCGCCTAGACGCAATCAAGCACATCCACGGCGACTTTTTCAACGACTGGCTGGATCATCTAGAGGCCTACGCCAAGCGCAGCCTCTTTGCCGTGGGTGAATATTGGACCAAAGACCTGGGCACACTGCACTGGTATCTGGCCAACACCGAAGGTCGGCTCTCGCTGTTTGATGTGCCGCTGCACTACAACTTTTACGAAGCGAGCAAGGCAGGTGGCTATTATGACATGCGGAAAATCTTGGACAACACCTTAATGCAGCAGGTGCCGCTGCTGGCTGCCACTTTTGTAGACAATCACGATACACAGCCGCTCCAAGCGCTAGAATCTCCTGTTGAAAACTGGTTCAAGCCGTTGGCCTACGCGCTGATCTTGCTGCGGGCGGAGGGCTATCCCTGCGTGTTTTATGCCGACTACTACGGTGCCCATTACAAAGACAAAGGGCGCGACGGCAACGAGTATGAAATCTGGATGGATTGCCACAAAGACATTCTGGATAAGCTGCTGTTTGCCCGCAAGCACTTTGCCTACGGCGAGCAGTATACCTATTTTGACCATGAAGACGTAATCGGCTGGACTCGTCTAGGAAACGAAGCGCATCCCCGCGCCCTGGCCGTAATCATGAGCGATGGCCCAGGTGGCAGCAAATGGATGGAAGTGGGTAAATCTAATGCCGTGTTTTACGACATTACCGAACATGTGAAAGAGCCAGTGCAGACGAATGCGGATGGCTGGGGCGAGTTTCGCTGCAACGGTGGGTCAGTGTCGGTATGGGTGCAGGCGGATTCGCTGGTGGATAAGGTATCGACTCTGCTGGCGAACTTGGGACTGCTCTCGTCAGGGAGCTAA
- a CDS encoding tyrosine-type recombinase/integrase yields MKINRYGQAEALSKSDFQTVLAAIANPTHRLIFAMCWYTCERPITILRLRVDQVYSDAARQLPLSVLVLPSSSRKDRVTRECPVSVALRQELKAYTPPPDGFLFPGAGAEGHLSFSAYYKALARTYASLGLRGYSTYSTRRGSITELARAGLSTRVIQQVSGHRSLQSLQRYIEVDPRVTVRAIALL; encoded by the coding sequence ATGAAAATAAATCGGTATGGGCAAGCTGAGGCACTTTCTAAGAGTGATTTCCAAACTGTGTTAGCGGCAATCGCAAACCCGACACACCGCCTGATTTTTGCAATGTGTTGGTATACATGCGAGCGACCGATCACAATTTTGCGCTTGCGAGTCGATCAGGTTTATAGCGACGCGGCGAGGCAGCTGCCGCTGTCGGTGCTGGTGCTACCCAGCAGCAGCAGAAAGGATAGGGTTACGCGCGAGTGTCCGGTATCGGTGGCCCTGCGTCAGGAATTGAAAGCTTATACGCCGCCGCCGGACGGATTTCTCTTTCCCGGCGCTGGTGCAGAGGGGCATCTCAGCTTTTCGGCTTACTACAAAGCGCTGGCGCGCACTTACGCCAGCCTGGGGCTGCGCGGATACTCCACTTATTCAACGCGGCGCGGTTCGATTACGGAGCTGGCGCGGGCGGGGCTGAGTACAAGGGTGATTCAGCAAGTGTCAGGGCACCGGAGTCTTCAAAGCTTGCAGAGGTATATAGAAGTTGATCCCAGAGTTACCGTCCGAGCGATCGCTCTTCTGTGA
- a CDS encoding glucose-6-phosphate dehydrogenase, which produces MTSINLASDIPSQINTVEKLAAWCSQLLATLNPSATAIEGVGYTERVAQSGVFYVAADNKYRRLIRLSLEVSPDHEAGGLKPWQYVQEISNTPIPAAFKSN; this is translated from the coding sequence ATGACCTCGATCAATCTAGCAAGCGATATTCCTTCACAGATCAACACGGTAGAAAAACTTGCTGCCTGGTGTTCTCAACTGTTGGCAACCTTGAATCCCAGCGCCACCGCTATTGAAGGGGTGGGATATACCGAGCGGGTCGCCCAATCTGGTGTTTTTTACGTCGCAGCGGATAACAAATACCGTCGCCTCATCCGCCTATCGCTGGAAGTTTCACCGGATCATGAAGCGGGCGGCCTCAAGCCCTGGCAATACGTCCAGGAGATCAGTAATACCCCAATCCCCGCAGCGTTCAAGTCTAATTAA
- a CDS encoding pentapeptide repeat-containing protein: MSPMPDSNSSPRPPERPLSSDAAPDLTVSLASAASNDEDEVAKLPRTVTRLASPRERGLITVDRGNQYAPMRAEELEALPAGQQKPVLIALAVAIAVTLVGLVFNLGWLGIVGSLVALLLSVQVVWEDLYAVFREMLSARQQVLAIALVGLSVGLVGLVRFSPLGTWMSAWAAQLDWDAVGALGEVFGAIGQILIAVIAVYVAWRQYVISKDLTIQQNLITQQQTIDSYFQGISELVLDSEGLLEDWPQERAIAAGRTAAILSSVDAGGKAKVIRFLSRSRLLTPLKRDRLLGRAILDGAGGYEEDRTFGVRVIDLGVMLAGANLAGTDLRWTDLSDANLIRANLSDCDLVKANFSRTILCEASLAGADLQSTRFFYGSAKTATPRSRTHPPDYTTGAYTGAVIEDADFTNATRMSEELRWYCCTWGSEKTRATIPGGCEGIPNLLDASR; the protein is encoded by the coding sequence ATGTCCCCGATGCCCGACTCCAACTCATCGCCGCGCCCGCCAGAGCGTCCTCTATCGTCCGATGCTGCGCCTGATTTGACGGTTTCTCTTGCTTCTGCTGCCAGCAACGACGAAGACGAGGTGGCCAAGCTCCCCCGCACGGTTACACGGCTGGCCAGTCCCAGAGAGCGCGGGCTAATCACGGTTGACCGGGGCAATCAATATGCCCCCATGCGGGCTGAGGAGCTAGAAGCGCTGCCCGCCGGACAGCAAAAGCCTGTGCTGATCGCGCTGGCTGTGGCAATCGCCGTAACGCTAGTGGGACTAGTCTTTAACCTGGGCTGGCTAGGTATTGTTGGGTCGCTAGTGGCGCTGCTGCTGTCAGTTCAGGTGGTTTGGGAAGATCTCTATGCGGTCTTTCGAGAAATGCTGTCGGCTCGACAGCAGGTGTTGGCGATCGCCCTGGTGGGGCTGAGTGTTGGGCTGGTCGGGCTAGTGCGGTTTAGCCCCCTGGGAACCTGGATGAGTGCCTGGGCGGCGCAGCTAGATTGGGATGCTGTGGGTGCGCTGGGCGAGGTTTTTGGAGCGATCGGGCAGATCTTAATTGCCGTGATTGCGGTCTATGTGGCCTGGCGGCAGTATGTGATTTCCAAAGACCTGACGATTCAGCAAAACCTAATCACCCAGCAACAGACTATCGACTCCTACTTTCAGGGCATCTCTGAACTGGTGCTGGACTCTGAGGGGTTGCTGGAAGATTGGCCCCAAGAGCGGGCGATCGCCGCTGGACGCACCGCCGCGATTCTCAGCAGCGTTGATGCGGGCGGCAAAGCCAAGGTGATTCGGTTTCTATCGCGATCGCGCCTGTTGACCCCGTTAAAGCGCGATCGCCTGCTGGGCCGCGCCATCCTGGACGGGGCTGGCGGCTACGAAGAAGACCGCACCTTCGGCGTGCGCGTGATTGATTTGGGGGTGATGCTGGCGGGGGCGAACTTGGCGGGCACCGACCTGCGCTGGACTGATCTCAGCGACGCAAACCTAATCCGCGCCAACCTCAGCGATTGTGACTTGGTAAAGGCAAACTTTTCCCGAACCATTCTCTGCGAAGCGAGTTTGGCAGGAGCAGACTTGCAAAGCACTCGATTCTTCTACGGTTCTGCCAAAACTGCTACCCCCCGCAGCCGCACACACCCGCCCGACTACACGACAGGAGCCTACACGGGCGCAGTAATCGAAGATGCCGATTTCACCAATGCCACCCGCATGTCTGAGGAATTGCGATGGTATTGCTGCACCTGGGGCAGCGAAAAAACCCGCGCTACGATTCCCGGTGGCTGCGAAGGGATTCCCAATCTGCTGGATGCGTCCCGCTAG
- the cax gene encoding calcium/proton exchanger yields MSTKNLIFSVLLIFVPISLLSHYVFHWGELVQFALACLAILPLAAWMGTATEELAVVVGPSLGGLLNATFGNAAELIIAIAALRSGLVEVVKASLTGSIIGNLLLVMGLSMLLGGLRYKEQSFQPVLARVNASAMNLAVIALLLPTAVNYTSSGISEPLMQKLSVAVAIVLMVVYVLTLLFSMKTHSYLYDVGVADLKGEAGTTHDEEHSDHKPNPVLWTAVLLGATTFIALESEILVGSLEVATSKLGLTELFTGVILLPIIGNAAENVAAVVVAIKNKMDLSVSVSLGASMQVALFVAPILVLAGLILHQPMDLNFNPFEVVAVAVAVLIANSISSDGKSNWLEGVLLLATYAILGIAFFYHPVIEAAVS; encoded by the coding sequence ATGAGTACTAAAAATTTAATCTTTTCAGTTTTGCTCATTTTCGTGCCAATCTCGCTGCTCTCGCATTACGTGTTTCATTGGGGAGAACTGGTGCAATTCGCGCTGGCGTGTCTGGCCATTTTGCCGCTGGCGGCCTGGATGGGCACGGCGACCGAAGAACTGGCAGTGGTGGTAGGGCCATCGCTAGGCGGCTTGCTGAATGCGACGTTTGGCAATGCAGCAGAATTAATTATTGCGATCGCCGCCTTGCGGTCTGGTCTGGTAGAAGTCGTCAAAGCCAGCCTCACAGGTTCGATTATTGGCAACCTGCTGCTAGTCATGGGGCTATCCATGCTGCTGGGCGGACTGCGGTACAAGGAGCAGAGCTTTCAACCCGTGCTGGCGCGGGTGAATGCGTCAGCCATGAACCTAGCGGTGATCGCGCTGCTGCTGCCAACGGCGGTGAACTATACCTCGTCGGGTATTTCAGAGCCGCTGATGCAGAAGCTATCCGTCGCGGTGGCAATTGTGTTGATGGTGGTCTACGTGCTGACGCTGCTGTTTTCCATGAAAACGCACAGCTATCTGTATGACGTAGGCGTGGCAGATCTCAAAGGTGAAGCGGGAACCACCCACGACGAAGAACACAGCGACCACAAGCCCAACCCGGTGCTGTGGACGGCAGTGCTGCTGGGCGCAACGACCTTTATCGCGCTGGAATCAGAAATTTTGGTGGGGTCGCTGGAGGTGGCAACCAGCAAGCTGGGACTCACGGAATTATTTACAGGCGTGATTTTGCTGCCGATTATTGGCAACGCCGCTGAGAACGTGGCAGCGGTCGTCGTGGCCATCAAAAACAAGATGGATTTGTCCGTTTCCGTGTCGCTGGGGGCCAGTATGCAGGTTGCCCTATTTGTCGCGCCGATCCTGGTGCTGGCGGGGCTGATTTTGCATCAGCCGATGGATTTAAACTTCAACCCGTTTGAGGTCGTCGCGGTGGCCGTGGCTGTGCTGATCGCCAACTCGATTAGCTCCGATGGCAAGTCCAACTGGCTGGAAGGCGTGCTGCTGCTGGCGACCTACGCCATTCTCGGCATCGCCTTTTTCTATCATCCGGTGATCGAAGCAGCCGTGAGCTAA
- a CDS encoding CapA family protein, with translation MAMDLDTLSQPSVLQLARAGDFRAIAYWLNTYLVPQNIYARVALDRPGWLLVMVEFFREPERDRLNRFICSRLVRLNSNLIEGVRVLGRVMGSADIRWDQSFRLAAAPAPNPAPPLASAPRRRTQRQPMGRSPYRTSSSRRRTLAPVQPTPVQPTPVQLAPEQVAERLVARPARPRRPATVPPNALVVHPSRAVRPHRRKAAQRRPLRPVEATLPRVALPVVHLPTVQIPAVHIPTVHIPPISVEMPRIDWPTVTLILPDWQAWGLATVQTFDAAMDATVQAFNTTVDRLVDMAERVSPSQVGRMATTAAAIFLVGCGVELMRRLDPVSLLTGTPTIATSTGRIPVLRPASDLSTVPDPTTVTLAFSSESPFRVPSLYGPVPDAAPTPYPYPDVLLTRLDPPMLEDVAAEPSPLPNAGLTMVNVAAVNAAAGNRVAGTGSADTPAAQIRQAIQTLEQQGLRPVGAGRNRREARQPEIVEVRGKRIAYLGYSDSDLQAASFWRAGTNPALEEQIAEDIDAIRSQVDWVVVNYHWGEALASFPSDRQVRLCRFAIDHGADLVVGYHPTVLQGAEIYKGRAIAYSLGDFIFQTENPDQSTSTEPADYNTAMLKVSLREEQMRLEFLPVQVKQNKAAIAPADKGQEILRYLEQASALFDQPLKTPIILDRQAPLPASPDASPSDAPAKSFTDTPADPGNTPSDSFIDYSTEEPLSPTILPSGAEASPTRKAPEPAKAISGPIVQPDVTPPMTPAPPAEGAIAPVEAPVPAADANLSEPAPDAAPAAIGDDPDDAPADSADLVEEPWVEY, from the coding sequence ATGGCTATGGACTTGGATACCTTATCTCAACCGTCTGTATTGCAACTGGCGCGAGCCGGAGATTTTCGGGCGATCGCCTACTGGTTGAACACCTACCTTGTGCCACAAAATATCTACGCCCGGGTTGCGCTGGATCGGCCCGGCTGGCTGCTGGTGATGGTGGAGTTTTTCCGCGAGCCAGAGCGCGATCGCCTCAATCGCTTCATTTGCAGCCGCCTCGTTCGGCTCAACTCCAACTTGATCGAAGGCGTGCGCGTGCTGGGGCGCGTCATGGGGTCTGCCGATATCCGCTGGGATCAGTCCTTTCGGCTGGCCGCTGCGCCCGCGCCAAATCCTGCCCCCCCTCTGGCAAGTGCGCCGCGCCGCAGGACTCAGCGACAACCGATGGGGCGATCGCCATACCGCACATCTTCTTCGCGCCGCCGAACCCTTGCCCCCGTGCAGCCTACCCCTGTGCAGCCTACCCCCGTGCAGCTTGCCCCTGAGCAGGTTGCCGAACGTCTGGTGGCACGGCCCGCTCGCCCGCGTCGTCCGGCAACCGTTCCCCCAAACGCGCTGGTGGTTCATCCCAGTCGCGCAGTCCGCCCGCACCGCCGCAAGGCTGCTCAGCGTCGACCGCTCCGTCCCGTCGAAGCAACGCTGCCACGGGTGGCGCTGCCCGTTGTTCATCTTCCAACCGTGCAAATTCCAGCCGTTCACATTCCAACGGTTCACATTCCGCCCATTTCGGTAGAAATGCCCCGCATAGACTGGCCGACGGTGACGCTGATCCTGCCCGACTGGCAGGCGTGGGGTCTGGCCACCGTGCAAACCTTCGATGCGGCAATGGATGCCACGGTGCAGGCGTTTAATACCACAGTCGATCGGCTGGTGGACATGGCAGAACGGGTCAGCCCGTCTCAGGTCGGCCGCATGGCAACCACAGCCGCCGCCATCTTTTTAGTGGGCTGTGGTGTAGAACTGATGCGCCGACTCGATCCGGTGTCCCTGCTGACGGGCACGCCCACGATTGCCACGTCCACCGGTCGGATTCCCGTGCTGCGGCCCGCGTCTGACCTCTCTACCGTGCCCGACCCCACCACAGTAACGCTGGCCTTTAGCAGCGAGTCGCCTTTCCGCGTGCCCTCGCTGTATGGCCCCGTGCCAGACGCGGCTCCTACGCCCTATCCCTATCCCGATGTGCTGCTGACGCGGCTCGATCCGCCTATGTTAGAAGACGTTGCGGCGGAACCGTCGCCCTTGCCCAATGCGGGGCTGACGATGGTGAACGTGGCAGCGGTGAATGCGGCGGCGGGAAATCGCGTTGCGGGAACCGGGTCGGCAGATACGCCTGCTGCTCAGATCAGGCAGGCGATTCAAACCCTGGAGCAGCAGGGGCTACGTCCGGTCGGTGCGGGGCGAAACCGCCGCGAAGCCCGCCAGCCCGAAATTGTGGAGGTGCGGGGCAAGCGTATTGCCTACCTGGGCTACAGCGATTCAGACTTGCAGGCGGCGAGCTTCTGGCGGGCGGGCACCAATCCGGCGCTGGAGGAGCAAATTGCCGAAGATATTGACGCGATTCGCAGCCAGGTCGATTGGGTGGTCGTGAACTATCACTGGGGCGAGGCGTTGGCCAGCTTTCCGAGCGATCGCCAGGTGCGGCTCTGTCGGTTTGCAATTGACCACGGTGCCGATCTCGTTGTGGGCTATCATCCCACCGTGCTGCAAGGGGCAGAAATTTACAAAGGACGGGCGATCGCCTACTCCCTGGGGGATTTTATTTTTCAGACAGAAAATCCCGACCAATCTACGAGTACTGAGCCAGCCGACTATAACACCGCCATGCTGAAGGTGTCGCTGCGGGAAGAACAGATGCGACTGGAGTTTTTGCCTGTGCAGGTGAAGCAAAACAAAGCGGCGATCGCCCCCGCAGACAAAGGCCAGGAGATCTTGCGCTATCTGGAGCAAGCCTCGGCTCTATTTGACCAGCCGCTCAAGACACCAATTATTCTGGATCGTCAGGCTCCCCTCCCGGCATCTCCTGACGCTTCGCCCTCCGACGCGCCCGCCAAGTCCTTCACCGACACGCCCGCCGATCCGGGTAACACGCCTAGCGATAGCTTTATCGACTATTCCACCGAGGAACCCCTCTCGCCCACCATCTTGCCCAGCGGAGCCGAGGCATCTCCAACCCGCAAAGCTCCTGAACCTGCCAAGGCGATTTCCGGCCCCATCGTTCAGCCAGACGTGACTCCGCCCATGACTCCGGCCCCCCCTGCTGAAGGGGCGATCGCCCCAGTCGAAGCGCCTGTTCCTGCGGCGGATGCCAACCTGAGCGAACCCGCCCCAGACGCAGCACCAGCCGCGATTGGGGATGATCCAGATGACGCGCCTGCGGACTCAGCGGACTTGGTGGAGGAACCCTGGGTTGAATACTAA
- a CDS encoding carotenoid oxygenase family protein has protein sequence MRSVSPSLHSPTSSPAWAAAVLHTAQEFLPTPLPVLEGRVPGGLRGTLYRNGPGRLERGGQRMGHWFDGDGAILAVRFAKGAATATYRYVQTAGYRAEEAAGRLLFGNYGMTPPGPLWTRFGKLPKNVANTSVLALGDRLLALWEAGLPHALDLETLETLGAENLHGLDGLPFSAHPKRDGRTGEIFNFGVSFGRSAVLNLYRCAADGTVRRRAAIPLEGIPLVHDFVLAGRYLVFLVNPVRIRALPLLLNLQSASDAFAWKPEMGTQIWIFDRERLSLISRGEAEPWFQWHLGNGAETAAGDILLNLVRYPDFSTNQFLKEVATGCTTTRTTGTLWELRLDPQSAKVLGMSAVVERGCEFPTVAPRDVGQPWQHTYLTVHLPKAEEQGELFGAIARYDHTTDTLTVAAAGPRRYVVEPIFAPDPEHPTQGWLLTVVYDGDCHQSEVWIYAGDRLEAGPICRLGLPSVVPIGFHGTWRSV, from the coding sequence ATGCGTTCCGTTTCTCCCAGTCTCCACTCCCCAACCTCCTCACCCGCTTGGGCCGCAGCGGTTCTGCACACGGCCCAGGAATTCTTGCCCACGCCTCTGCCCGTTCTGGAGGGGCGGGTTCCTGGCGGACTGCGAGGCACGCTCTATCGCAACGGGCCAGGGCGGTTGGAGCGCGGCGGGCAGCGCATGGGGCACTGGTTCGACGGCGATGGTGCGATTCTGGCAGTGCGGTTTGCCAAGGGCGCGGCTACGGCCACCTATCGCTATGTGCAAACGGCGGGCTATCGGGCAGAGGAAGCGGCGGGACGGCTGCTGTTTGGGAATTATGGCATGACCCCGCCAGGGCCGCTGTGGACTCGATTTGGCAAGCTGCCCAAAAACGTGGCGAATACCTCCGTCTTGGCGCTGGGCGATCGCCTCTTGGCGCTGTGGGAAGCCGGACTGCCCCACGCGCTCGACCTGGAAACCCTGGAAACCCTCGGCGCGGAGAACCTCCACGGACTGGACGGGCTGCCCTTTTCGGCCCATCCTAAGCGCGACGGCCGCACGGGAGAAATTTTTAACTTTGGCGTGTCCTTTGGGCGCAGCGCCGTGCTAAATCTCTATCGCTGTGCAGCAGATGGCACGGTGAGGCGGCGGGCGGCGATTCCGCTAGAGGGCATTCCGCTGGTGCATGACTTTGTGCTGGCGGGACGATACCTCGTGTTTTTGGTGAATCCGGTGCGGATTCGGGCGCTGCCGCTGTTGCTGAATCTACAAAGCGCCAGCGATGCCTTTGCCTGGAAGCCGGAGATGGGGACACAGATTTGGATTTTTGACCGGGAACGCTTGAGCCTGATCAGCCGGGGCGAGGCGGAACCCTGGTTTCAGTGGCACTTGGGCAACGGCGCAGAAACGGCAGCGGGAGACATCCTGCTGAATCTGGTGCGCTATCCCGATTTTTCAACGAATCAGTTCCTCAAGGAAGTCGCCACAGGCTGCACCACCACCCGCACCACGGGCACCCTATGGGAACTGCGCCTCGATCCACAGTCCGCCAAAGTATTGGGCATGAGCGCCGTGGTGGAGCGGGGCTGCGAGTTTCCCACCGTTGCGCCGAGAGACGTGGGGCAGCCCTGGCAGCACACCTACCTCACGGTTCACCTGCCGAAAGCGGAGGAGCAAGGAGAGCTATTTGGGGCGATCGCCCGCTATGACCACACCACCGACACGCTCACTGTCGCCGCCGCCGGGCCCCGTCGCTACGTCGTGGAGCCAATTTTTGCGCCCGATCCAGAGCATCCCACTCAGGGCTGGCTGCTGACGGTGGTCTACGATGGCGATTGCCACCAGAGCGAGGTCTGGATCTACGCGGGCGATCGTCTAGAAGCGGGCCCTATCTGTCGGCTGGGGCTGCCCAGCGTCGTCCCCATCGGCTTCCACGGCACTTGGCGATCGGTATAG
- a CDS encoding ABC transporter permease: MLYLLRNPSLIWNLTLEHLQMTLAALAIAVLVALPVALLVTHYRWLSVPVLGGLGILYTIPSLALIIFLVPVFGLNARSVIVAMVLYTQVILVRNLVVGLEGIKPSVLEAARGMGMSPWQRWWRVQVPLILPIFLAGLRLAAIVAIAIATIGAKFGAGGLGTLLFDGIAQSRYDKIWAGAIAVSLLAFAINALLLSLEWATSPTRRLQRRIGRLKAGFGVRN; encoded by the coding sequence ATGCTCTACCTGCTGCGGAACCCAAGCCTGATCTGGAACCTGACACTGGAACATTTGCAGATGACGCTGGCAGCGCTGGCGATCGCCGTTCTGGTTGCCCTACCCGTGGCGCTCTTGGTGACGCACTATCGCTGGCTGTCGGTGCCTGTGCTGGGCGGACTGGGCATTTTGTATACGATTCCGAGTCTGGCGCTGATTATCTTTCTGGTGCCTGTGTTTGGGCTAAATGCGCGGTCGGTCATTGTGGCGATGGTGCTATATACGCAGGTGATATTGGTGCGAAACCTGGTCGTAGGGTTGGAGGGGATTAAGCCGTCGGTGCTGGAGGCGGCACGGGGTATGGGCATGAGTCCTTGGCAGCGCTGGTGGCGGGTGCAAGTACCGCTGATTTTGCCAATTTTTCTGGCGGGGCTGCGGCTGGCGGCCATTGTGGCGATCGCCATTGCGACCATTGGCGCAAAGTTTGGTGCAGGCGGACTGGGGACGCTGCTGTTCGACGGCATTGCCCAGAGCCGCTACGACAAGATTTGGGCAGGGGCGATCGCCGTTTCCCTGTTGGCCTTTGCCATCAACGCCCTACTGCTCTCGCTGGAATGGGCCACCAGCCCCACGCGCCGACTCCAGCGCCGCATCGGGCGGCTGAAAGCAGGGTTCGGGGTTCGGAACTAG